The Bifidobacterium asteroides genomic interval CCAGGCTCAACCAGAACCACGGCATCGAACTCCAGGCCCTTGGTGTGACCGGTGGTCGTGACCGTGATCTGGTGCTCCTGAGCCTTGTCAATATGCAGCCGTGAGATTACTTCAGCTTCCAGGGCGCCAGGAACGATAATGGCCAGGCGTCCGGTGCCGTCCTTGCCCAGATGACGTTTTGCCAGCTCGCTTACCAGGTCAGGCAGCTGGTCCAACAGGCTTGCTTGATCCTCTGCCCGCAGGCGGCTGACTGAGCCTTCCACCTCTCGTACGGCCTTGAGCGTTGAAACTTCAAGACCTTCGGAGGCTGCGAAGGAGGAGGCCAGGTTGGATACCTGACGAGGGTTGCGATAGTCGATGGTCAGCTGTCGCAGGTCCCAACCATCCGGTCCGAAAAGCGCATCCATAGTGGCGGCCCAGGACCGGGTGCCGCCCAGGGCTGCGGTCTGGGCCACGTCCCCGACGATGGTGAAGGATCGGGAGGGGCAGCGCCGGATCAGCATCCTCCAGTCCATGGCCGTCAGTTCCTGGGCCTCGTCAACCACGATGTGCCCGTAGACCCATTCACGGTCGGCGGCCGCCTGGGTGGCTGCCTGGTTCTCGTCCTGACCGTTGATGGAATCAAGCAGCATCTGGGAGGTCACGATCCCTGTGCCGATGCCATTCTGGGCCAATGTGTCGCTGGCAAACCGCCGTTCCTCATCGCGACGGGCCTTTTCAGCCTGTTCGCGGTCCGCCTGGCGTGGGTCGGGGCCCAGCAGCTCCATGGCCTCGTCCATGATGGGGATGTCGGATACGGTCAGTTCGGCGCCATCCTGGCGGGTCAGCAAATCAATCTGTTCAGGAGTCAGCCAAGGGGCGAACCGGCGTAGACGGTCCGGCCTGGACCAGAGGTCGTTGACCAGCCAGCGGGGGTTCATGGGAAGCCAGGCCAGGTTGAGAGTCCTCCGCACCTGGTCGTTCAGCCGCAGCAGGGAGGTGACCCGGGCGAGTTCCTCGGCTCCGGGCTGATAGTCCACCCCTTCGGCATAGCGGGCGGTCATGGCGTTCAGGGCCGAGCGCACAAAGGTGTTCCTGGCTTTGTTGTGGGGCTGGTGGCTGCGTCGGGCATCGATCAGGGCCTGTTCCAGGTCGACCGCCAGCATGGGGACGGCCACCCCATCCACCTTGACCGTGGGCAGGGAGGCAGGCACCCGCTCACGGGAGGCGACGGCGTTGGCTACAGCCTCGGCCATGCGGATGTCCCCCTTGAGCCGGGCCACGTGCGGGTCCTCCTGGCGGTCGGTGCTGATGCCGGGGATGAGGTCGCCCATGGTGCGGCTGAGCACTCCGGTCTCGCCCAGGGAGGGCAGAACCTGGTCGATGTAGTGCAGGAAGGCGTTGCTGGGCCCGACGATCAGCACGCCTGAACTCTCCAGTCGGCGCCGGTGAGTGTAGAGCAGATAAGCCGCCCGGTGCAGAGCCACGGCCGTCTTGCCGGTGCCCGGTCCGCCCTGGACCACCAGCGGACGGGTCATGGGGGAGCGGATGATCCGGTCCTGTTCAGCCTGGATGGTGGCCACGATGTCGGTCATCTGCCCGGTGCGGCGGCTGGACAGGGATGCCATGAGCGCGCCCTCGCCGGCCAGGGTGCCGCCCTGGGCCGCCTTGTCCACTTCCGGGGCCGACAGGTCCAGAACCTCATCCTCGATGCCGGTGACCTGGCGGAAGTTGAGGGTGATGTGCCTACGCATGACGATGTCGCCGTGATCCGCCGGGGTGGCCTCGTAGAAGGGGCGTGCGGCCTCGGCACGCCAGTCGGTCAGGATTGGCTCGTGATTGCTGTCCAGCAGGCCCAGTCGCCCGATATATCGCCGGCCGCCCTGGGCTGTATCCAGTCGGCCGAAGACCAGACGGTCCTCTACGGCCCGCAGCTGGGTGAGCCGGTCCTCATACATGTTGGCGAAGGAATCCCGCTCGGTACGCTGCGTGGGGGAACCGTGGGAGCCGGCGGCCCGAACCGCGTCCAGTCTGGTCCTGGCCTGCGCCCGCAGCTCGTCCAGACGGCCGTAGGCCCTGTCCACCGCCGTCTGCTCTTCATGCAGCTGTGAGGAATAGCTCGACATGTGTGTCCGTTCTGTGGAATGTTCAAAATCGGATGATCCAATATACCGCTCGACCTCTACATTTTTTCGGTCCATCTGACCCCTGGCCGCGCCCTCCTTGCCGGGTGGCGAAACGCCGAGGCGAACCCGTCGGTGAGGCGAATGGTTGGATTTGGGCCTGAGGTGGTGTCGAGGTGGTGAGCAATGGGGATAAGTGGGGTAAAGTGGGGAGCACTGCGTAGGGGACGCTACCCGATGGGGCCGTCCCATGGTTACCAAACTGGCATTGGAGGTGGGGCATGGCCGATACATACGACGCAGATGCCGCCTCGCCTTCCCTGCCGCCCATGCTTCTGGGCACCTACACCCCCAAGATGGATTCCAAGGGCCGCCTGGCTCTGCCCGCCAAGTTCCGCGCCCAGCTGGGTCAGGGCCTGGTCATGGCCCGTGGCCAGGAACGTTGCGTCAGCCTGCTGCCCACCGAGGAATTTCGACGGATGGCCGTGCGCATCCAGCACACCTCCATGGGCGACAAGTCGGCCAGGGACTACCTGCGCGTATTTCTGTCCGGCGCCGTCGACCAGGTCCCCGACAAGCAGGGCCGCATCCTGGTCCCGCCCATGCTGCGCTCATATGCACGGCTGACGGGCCCCGTCGTGGTCATCGGCGTGGGCACCCGTGCTGAGATCTGGGATCAGGATTCCTGGACTGCCTACCTGGAGAGCAAGGAGCAGGGCTACGCCGACATTGCCGATGATGTTCTTCCGGCGGTGGATTGCTGATGGAGGCCCTGATGTCAGATCGCAATCCTCCCGACCAGGAGGCCGTGGACAGCGGCAGGGTCCACCGTCCCGTCCTGCTGGAACGCTGCCTTGCGCTGGCTCGACCCGCCTTGGAGCACCCGGGGGCCGTGGCTGTGGATTGTACGCTGGGCCTGGCTGGTCACGCCACCGCCTTTCTCAAGTCCTGCCCTGAGGCCCGTCTTATTGGCATAGACAGGGACAGCCAGGCCCTGGATCTGGCCACTGGCCGGATGCGCGACGAGGGTCTGGCCGACCGCTTCACGCCGGTTCACGCCCCCTTTGATCAGCTGGACCAGCAGCTTGATGCCCTGGGCCTGGGGCAAGTGGACCTGGTTTTCATGGATCTGGGATTGTCTTCTCTGCAGATCGACCAGCGCGACAGGGGATTCACCTACCGTCAGGATGCCCCGCTGGACATGCGCATGGATACCAGCCAGGAGCTGACGGCCGCGCAGGTCCTGGCCGAGTACGACCAGGCCCGGCTGGCTGACATCTTCTCCCGGTATGGGGAGGAACGCTATGCAGGACGCATCGCTCGGGCCATCGTCGAGGCCAGGCAGGAGCAGCCGCTGACCACATCGGCCCAGCTGGACCGTCTGGTCGACAGGGCAGTGCCGCGTGGCCATCGTCCGCCGGGCAATCCGGCCAAGAGGGTTTTCCAGGCCCTGCGCATCGAGGTCAACGGGGAGTTGGATCGTTTGAGGCGCACCCTGCCCCAGGCCATGCTGCGGCTGGCTCAGGGGGGCCGTCTGATTGTGGAGTCCTACCATTCTCTGGAGGACCGCATGGTCAAGCGCTTCATGGCGCCAGGGCTGCATGTGGACCTGCCGGCGGGCATGCCGGTGGTGCCCGATCAGGCCCGCCCCTATCTATCGGATCTGACTCATGGGGCCATTAAGGCCGACGCGGCCGAGCGGGAACACAACCCAAGATCGGCTTCAGTGCGTCTGCGGGCCGTGGAGATGATCGGAGCCATCCCCGAGGAGCGTCGCCATCGGCTTCAGGCCGAGGCCCGTGGTGAGGGCTCGGATGGTCGTCATCGCCGCGTCGGCCATGGTTCGGAATCGAGGCGCCGGTCATGACCATGCCAGCACGTTCAGTCCGTTCCAAGGCATCTGCGGACAAGGGCCATCCCCGCATTCAGGAGATG includes:
- a CDS encoding HelD family protein: MSSYSSQLHEEQTAVDRAYGRLDELRAQARTRLDAVRAAGSHGSPTQRTERDSFANMYEDRLTQLRAVEDRLVFGRLDTAQGGRRYIGRLGLLDSNHEPILTDWRAEAARPFYEATPADHGDIVMRRHITLNFRQVTGIEDEVLDLSAPEVDKAAQGGTLAGEGALMASLSSRRTGQMTDIVATIQAEQDRIIRSPMTRPLVVQGGPGTGKTAVALHRAAYLLYTHRRRLESSGVLIVGPSNAFLHYIDQVLPSLGETGVLSRTMGDLIPGISTDRQEDPHVARLKGDIRMAEAVANAVASRERVPASLPTVKVDGVAVPMLAVDLEQALIDARRSHQPHNKARNTFVRSALNAMTARYAEGVDYQPGAEELARVTSLLRLNDQVRRTLNLAWLPMNPRWLVNDLWSRPDRLRRFAPWLTPEQIDLLTRQDGAELTVSDIPIMDEAMELLGPDPRQADREQAEKARRDEERRFASDTLAQNGIGTGIVTSQMLLDSINGQDENQAATQAAADREWVYGHIVVDEAQELTAMDWRMLIRRCPSRSFTIVGDVAQTAALGGTRSWAATMDALFGPDGWDLRQLTIDYRNPRQVSNLASSFAASEGLEVSTLKAVREVEGSVSRLRAEDQASLLDQLPDLVSELAKRHLGKDGTGRLAIIVPGALEAEVISRLHIDKAQEHQITVTTTGHTKGLEFDAVVLVEPGAIQDEAPSRLSAAADLYVAMTRPTQELVIAQTSGDHRLLDLG
- the mraZ gene encoding division/cell wall cluster transcriptional repressor MraZ; the protein is MADTYDADAASPSLPPMLLGTYTPKMDSKGRLALPAKFRAQLGQGLVMARGQERCVSLLPTEEFRRMAVRIQHTSMGDKSARDYLRVFLSGAVDQVPDKQGRILVPPMLRSYARLTGPVVVIGVGTRAEIWDQDSWTAYLESKEQGYADIADDVLPAVDC
- the rsmH gene encoding 16S rRNA (cytosine(1402)-N(4))-methyltransferase RsmH, with the protein product MSDRNPPDQEAVDSGRVHRPVLLERCLALARPALEHPGAVAVDCTLGLAGHATAFLKSCPEARLIGIDRDSQALDLATGRMRDEGLADRFTPVHAPFDQLDQQLDALGLGQVDLVFMDLGLSSLQIDQRDRGFTYRQDAPLDMRMDTSQELTAAQVLAEYDQARLADIFSRYGEERYAGRIARAIVEARQEQPLTTSAQLDRLVDRAVPRGHRPPGNPAKRVFQALRIEVNGELDRLRRTLPQAMLRLAQGGRLIVESYHSLEDRMVKRFMAPGLHVDLPAGMPVVPDQARPYLSDLTHGAIKADAAEREHNPRSASVRLRAVEMIGAIPEERRHRLQAEARGEGSDGRHRRVGHGSESRRRS